In Chryseobacterium shigense, the following proteins share a genomic window:
- a CDS encoding type VI secretion system Vgr family protein — MENEPFDPSIFGTSRSFKEQLNDPKNPNVYCLFMMDGKEFLLKNSYNTELHQKTADHDTFSITVPDDALDSFKGYVLENSKNILGNDITINFWQWGKIQQSFSGIIGGIDNAKNEGGGYGDLIITGFSPSILLESGKDCQSFEDKTLEQIIGEVCETYPREARVKVDLPNVKYALPYTVQYKESDYQFIRRLAVRHGEFFYYNGEELIFGAGTQPTLKLREGNELIDVTFSLKIGAQDFGLMSYDAGSGSKVEKDGTSQQSEFKANLFQSVAINRSKNLFRKKPKMHFNHTGISDMSEKELQEALRLEKEKKENLMQVKARSYNPAVRIGGRVELSDINGKAMETYRIIEIKHIHDPGEYYNEFTAIPDLFNAAPYIDTEAVPKGEEQPARVVENNDPMGMGRIRVQFPWQEDKGQRTPWVRLIQPHSGAGKGFHFIPEIGEEVLVSHESQNAEKPFVMGTHYNGSETSSYHTSGNDKKVIHTRSGTKIILNDAEGSVFIEDPSGNTYLMDGAGNINVNAPKNMTFTAGENVTITAGMNITASAGMNISETAGMNHSSFAGAMMMQNAVADYSLMAANIMEVAQGERKSKAQKVTDQSKEKKIISENKNEIHTKGTFDNNGGENSNLH, encoded by the coding sequence ATGGAAAACGAACCTTTTGACCCTTCGATATTCGGTACATCACGATCCTTCAAAGAACAGCTAAATGATCCTAAAAACCCCAATGTTTACTGCTTGTTTATGATGGATGGCAAAGAGTTTCTCCTGAAAAACAGTTACAACACAGAGCTTCATCAGAAAACGGCAGATCACGATACTTTTTCTATTACCGTTCCAGATGATGCTTTGGATAGTTTTAAAGGTTATGTGCTGGAAAACTCCAAAAATATTCTTGGGAACGACATCACCATTAATTTTTGGCAATGGGGAAAAATTCAGCAATCTTTCAGCGGAATCATTGGCGGTATTGATAATGCGAAGAATGAAGGTGGCGGTTATGGTGATTTGATTATTACCGGATTTTCCCCAAGTATTTTGTTAGAAAGCGGGAAAGACTGTCAAAGTTTTGAAGATAAAACGCTAGAACAAATTATAGGTGAAGTTTGTGAGACTTATCCCAGAGAAGCCCGAGTAAAGGTTGATTTACCTAATGTAAAATATGCACTCCCCTACACCGTTCAGTATAAAGAATCAGATTATCAGTTCATTCGCAGATTGGCGGTACGTCACGGTGAGTTTTTCTATTACAATGGTGAAGAGCTGATTTTCGGAGCAGGGACACAACCTACCCTAAAACTAAGAGAAGGTAACGAACTCATCGATGTCACTTTTTCTTTAAAGATTGGTGCACAAGATTTTGGTTTGATGAGTTATGATGCTGGGAGCGGTTCTAAAGTAGAAAAAGACGGTACGTCGCAGCAAAGCGAGTTCAAGGCAAATCTTTTTCAAAGTGTTGCCATAAACCGTTCCAAGAATCTCTTCAGAAAGAAACCCAAAATGCACTTTAATCATACGGGTATCTCGGATATGTCCGAAAAAGAACTGCAAGAAGCCCTTCGGTTAGAAAAAGAAAAAAAGGAAAACCTGATGCAGGTAAAAGCCCGAAGCTACAATCCAGCGGTAAGAATTGGCGGTCGTGTGGAACTTTCGGACATCAATGGCAAAGCGATGGAAACCTACCGCATTATCGAAATCAAACACATCCACGATCCGGGAGAATATTACAACGAGTTTACGGCAATCCCCGATTTGTTCAATGCAGCACCTTACATCGACACTGAAGCTGTACCAAAAGGCGAAGAGCAACCTGCAAGAGTGGTAGAAAACAACGATCCAATGGGAATGGGTAGAATACGAGTGCAGTTCCCTTGGCAAGAAGATAAAGGACAAAGAACACCTTGGGTTAGATTGATACAACCCCACTCCGGAGCTGGAAAAGGTTTTCATTTTATTCCTGAGATTGGCGAAGAAGTTTTGGTAAGTCACGAATCCCAAAATGCGGAGAAACCTTTTGTGATGGGAACGCATTATAACGGAAGTGAAACGAGTTCTTATCATACGAGTGGAAATGATAAGAAGGTGATTCACACAAGATCGGGAACTAAGATTATTTTAAATGATGCAGAAGGTTCTGTTTTCATAGAAGACCCAAGTGGGAATACTTACTTAATGGATGGAGCTGGGAATATTAATGTGAATGCGCCGAAGAATATGACGTTTACTGCGGGAGAGAATGTAACAATAACGGCGGGAATGAATATTACTGCCTCTGCTGGAATGAACATTTCCGAAACTGCAGGAATGAATCACAGTAGTTTTGCTGGTGCAATGATGATGCAAAATGCGGTTGCAGATTATTCTTTGATGGCAGCGAATATTATGGAAGTGGCACAGGGTGAGAGAAAATCTAAAGCACAAAAAGTGACAGACCAATCTAAAGAGAAAAAGATAATTTCCGAAAATAAAAACGAGATCCATACCAAAGGTACTTTTGATAATAATGGAGGTGAAAATTCTAATTTGCATTAA